One Scleropages formosus chromosome 8, fSclFor1.1, whole genome shotgun sequence DNA window includes the following coding sequences:
- the LOC108941570 gene encoding uncharacterized protein LOC108941570, with translation MEDGQQRRRLPVDEMLEMGIPRKARTRKEVKLAPRFRENSFQTTGGHVLESTFHNLVISKGHVEKVPSPRAPEVSGNTQMDHAGNGPLLDCTQALGSSNGGTGIDRSSMRQLQDLSSLKRGRDLTADPLPPSSLRNDPPLTLRHSNSFPSTENPSSAKPQSTICHKDLLGSKDVRNTTLRKTASRAQPGLRRARGFSAEVNPREDEEEDDLETAGKRTRTSILSNSVEVGDVYTAEVFLPTDLWDCIKRSYGTDLNEVTAGLKLEKRESGTQVFLLVRGNNPARVDTWQQKLKMLVKMVTTHLQTRPIVHDICAPRPGRTYF, from the coding sequence ATGGAAGATGGACAACAGAGGAGGAGGCTTCCGGTGGATGAGATGCTCGAAATGGGCATCCCTCGCAAGGCAAGGACAAGAAAGGAGGTCAAACTAGCGCCCCGTTTCAGGGAAAACAGCTTCCAGACCACTGGAGGTCATGTGCTGGAGAGCACATTTCACAACCTGGTTATATCTAAGGGCCACGTGGAAAAAGTCCCTTCCCCTAGAGCCCCGGAAGTATCTGGCAACACACAGATGGATCACGCAGGTAACGGACCATTATTAGATTGCACACAGGCTTTGGGTTCAAGCAATGGGGGTACAGGAATTGACAGATCTAGCATGAGGCAGCTCCAGGATTTAAGTTCACTCAAGAGAGGACGAGACCTGACAGCGGACCCATTGCCTCCCTCGTCCCTGCGCAATGATCCACCCCTGACTTTGAGACACAGCAACTCTTTCCCATCAACTGAAAATCCCTCTTCTGCAAAACCCCAAAGTACCATCTGCCACAAGGACCTGTTAGGAAGCAAGGACGTCCGAAATACAACCCTTCGCAAAACAGCGTCTAGGGCTCAACCCGGATTGAGAAGAGCTAGAGGCTTCTCCGCTGAGGTGAATCCCAGAGAGGACGAAGAAGAAGATGATCTGGAGACAGCAGGAAAAAGAACCAGAACCAGCATCCTGAGCAACAGTGTGGAGGTCGGGGATGTCTACACAGCAGAGGTTTTTCTACCTACAGATTTGTGGGATTGCATAAAAAGGTCCTATGGGACCGACCTGAACGAGGTAACTGCAGGTCTGAAGTTGGAGAAGAGAGAGTCAGGGACGCAAGTGTTTCTCCTGGTGCGTGGGAATAACCCAGCCCGTGTGGACACCTGGCAGCAGAAGTTGAAGATGTTGGTCAAGATGGTCACCACACACTTGCAGACGCGACCCATCGTCCATGATATCTGTGCACCACGACCAGGAAGGACGTACTTTTAA